From the genome of Chelmon rostratus isolate fCheRos1 chromosome 1, fCheRos1.pri, whole genome shotgun sequence, one region includes:
- the LOC121609941 gene encoding adhesion G-protein coupled receptor G5-like isoform X1, whose protein sequence is MKRLKWWLLCWLVLSLVSHKSTHKSPGGNEGSDQGEDRGLGQGQNQGPDQGENQGPGQGPGQDQNQGPGQGENQGPGQGQNRGPGQGPGLGQNQGPGQGENQGQGPGENQGSGPGQNQGPNQCQNQGQGQGQNQGQGQGPGPGPNCCKLFRNKTVVSDARCCMADVDSILTNGNRIDSVKAIESLEQILEETEIIETTSIVVSRFVAVLHRPKGPFTGLEFYVGEHEAMSDKAVTNSKVIARLPRELDLEPDNTVVFCMLTWPESNRTTWGASDVLYESRLVGLSVRGKNVSGLQERVNITMNFTISVNETQKPRCVFFNFSTQAYSHNGCLTVWEPGQNNVTCSCDHLTYFGVLMVSASLPPLDLEILTYITLIGCSLSLFALVITVLLFITKRKVRADVSMKVHINLAIALILLNLHFLPSHTVAAMSSTGLCLYMAISLHYSLLATFSWMALEGFHLYLLLVRVFNIYIRRYLLKLSVVGWGIPAVIVSLVVIIDRDTYGPVPLDSSNSNSTTICYIGNNTVKMVTTVGVFGLVFVFNVAMLGVTVRRIVNLHQSKESGQRDRDRAKRDTCTLLGITTLLGITWGLVFFSFGYLTTPGLYAFCILSSLQGFFIFLWFVMSLRKIGNSATKMSSETRTVTS, encoded by the exons ATGAAAAG GTTGAAGTGGTGGCTCCTCTGTTGGCTGGTCCTGTCTTTGGTGTCTCATAAAAGCACCCACAAAAGTCCTGGTGGAAATGAAGGTTCAGATCAGGGTGAAGATCGAGGTCTAGGTCAGGGTCAGAATCAAGGTCCAGATCAGGGTGAGAATCAAGGCCCAGGTCAGGGTCCAGGTCAGGATCAGAATCAAGGTCCAGGTCAGGGTGAGAATCAAGGCCCAGGTCAGGGTCAGAATAGAGGTCCAGGTCAGGGTCCAGGTCTGGGTCAGAATCAAGGCCCAGGTCAGGGTGAGAATCAAGGTCAGGGTCCAGGTGAGAATCAAGGTTCAGGTCCAGGTCAGAATCAAGGTCCAAATCAGTGTCAGAATCAAGGTCAAGGTCAGGGTCAGAATcaaggtcaaggtcaaggtCCAGGTCCTGGTCCGAATTGTTGCAaattatttagaaataaaacag TGGTTTCAGATGCCAGATGCTGTATGGCCGATGTTGACAGCATTTTGACAAATGGGAACAGAATCGACAGTGTCAA AGCCATAGAGAGCCTAGAACAAATTCTCGAGGAAACAGAGATCATTGAGACTACGTCCATAGTGGTCAGCCGGTTCGTGGCCGTCCTGCACAGACCCAAAGGCCCCTTCACAGGCCTTGAATTTTATGTTGGTGAGCATGAG GCAATGTCAGACAAGGCTGTCACCAACAGCAAAGTGATCGCTCGGCTGCCGAGAGAGTTGGATCTTGAACCAGACAACACTGTTGTGTTCTGCATGCTTACGTGGCCAGAATCAAACAGG ACCACATGGGGAGCCTCAGATGTATTATATGAGAGCAGACTGGTTGGCCTGAGTGTGCGAGGCAAGAATGTTTCAGGACTCCAGGAGCGAGTCAACATCACAATGAATTTCACTATAAGTGTAAAT GAAACCCAAAAACCCAGATGTGTGTTCTTTAATTTTTCAACACAGG CATATAGCCATAATGGCTGCCTAACCGTGTGGGAACCTGGTCAAAATAACGTCACCTGCTCCTGTGACCACCTCACATACTTCGGTGTGCTCATG GTGTCTGCTTCCCTACCACCTTTAGACCTAGAGATTCTGACATACatcactctgattggctgtagtctttctctttttgcccTGGTCATCACtgttctcctcttcatcacaaAAAG AAAAGTCAGGGCAGACGTCTCCATGAAGGTCCACATCAACCTCGCCATTGCCCTGATCCTCCTCAACCTGCACTTCCTCCCCAGTCACACGGTGGCAGCAATGTCCTCCACCGGGCTTTGTCTTTACATGGCCATTTCGCTCCACTATTCCCTGCTGGCCACTTTCAGCTGGATGGCCCTGGAGGGATTCCACCTCTATCTTCTCCTAGTCAGAGTCTTCAACATCTATATCCGGAGATACTTGCTGAAACTCAGCGTGGTGGGATGGG GTATCCCTGCAGTCATTGTATCCCTGGTGGTCATCATAGACAGGGACACATACGGTCCTGTCCCTTTGGACTCGTCTAACTCCAACAGCACTACGAT ATGCTACATAGGAAACAACACAGTGAAGATGGTGACTACAGTGGGAGTGTTTGGCCTGGTGTTTGTCTTTAACGTGGCCATGCTAGGGGTGACAGTCAGACGCATTGTGAATCTCCACCAGAGCAAAGAG TCCGGGCAGAGGGACCGTGACAGAGCCAAGCGAGACACATGCACCCTGCTGGGGATCACCACTCTGCTTGGCATAACGTGGGGCCTGGTTTTCTTCTCATTTGGCTACCTGACCACTCCTGGCCTCTACGCCTTCTGCATCCTGAGCTCACTGCAAG GTTTCTTCATCTTCCTGTGGTTTGTGATGTCTTTGAGAAAGATAGGAAACTCAGCTACCAAGATGAGTAGCGAAACACGTACCGTCACCAGCTAA
- the LOC121609941 gene encoding adhesion G-protein coupled receptor G5-like isoform X2 has product MKRLKWWLLCWLVLSLVSHKSTHKSPGGNEGSDQGEDRGLGQGQNQGPDQGENQGPGQGPGQGENQGQGPGENQGSGPGQNQGPNQCQNQGQGQGQNQGQGQGPGPGPNCCKLFRNKTVVSDARCCMADVDSILTNGNRIDSVKAIESLEQILEETEIIETTSIVVSRFVAVLHRPKGPFTGLEFYVGEHEAMSDKAVTNSKVIARLPRELDLEPDNTVVFCMLTWPESNRTTWGASDVLYESRLVGLSVRGKNVSGLQERVNITMNFTISVNETQKPRCVFFNFSTQAYSHNGCLTVWEPGQNNVTCSCDHLTYFGVLMVSASLPPLDLEILTYITLIGCSLSLFALVITVLLFITKRKVRADVSMKVHINLAIALILLNLHFLPSHTVAAMSSTGLCLYMAISLHYSLLATFSWMALEGFHLYLLLVRVFNIYIRRYLLKLSVVGWGIPAVIVSLVVIIDRDTYGPVPLDSSNSNSTTICYIGNNTVKMVTTVGVFGLVFVFNVAMLGVTVRRIVNLHQSKESGQRDRDRAKRDTCTLLGITTLLGITWGLVFFSFGYLTTPGLYAFCILSSLQGFFIFLWFVMSLRKIGNSATKMSSETRTVTS; this is encoded by the exons ATGAAAAG GTTGAAGTGGTGGCTCCTCTGTTGGCTGGTCCTGTCTTTGGTGTCTCATAAAAGCACCCACAAAAGTCCTGGTGGAAATGAAGGTTCAGATCAGGGTGAAGATCGAGGTCTAGGTCAGGGTCAGAATCAAGGTCCAGATCAGGGTGAGAATCAAGGCCCAGGTCAGGGTCCAG GTCAGGGTGAGAATCAAGGTCAGGGTCCAGGTGAGAATCAAGGTTCAGGTCCAGGTCAGAATCAAGGTCCAAATCAGTGTCAGAATCAAGGTCAAGGTCAGGGTCAGAATcaaggtcaaggtcaaggtCCAGGTCCTGGTCCGAATTGTTGCAaattatttagaaataaaacag TGGTTTCAGATGCCAGATGCTGTATGGCCGATGTTGACAGCATTTTGACAAATGGGAACAGAATCGACAGTGTCAA AGCCATAGAGAGCCTAGAACAAATTCTCGAGGAAACAGAGATCATTGAGACTACGTCCATAGTGGTCAGCCGGTTCGTGGCCGTCCTGCACAGACCCAAAGGCCCCTTCACAGGCCTTGAATTTTATGTTGGTGAGCATGAG GCAATGTCAGACAAGGCTGTCACCAACAGCAAAGTGATCGCTCGGCTGCCGAGAGAGTTGGATCTTGAACCAGACAACACTGTTGTGTTCTGCATGCTTACGTGGCCAGAATCAAACAGG ACCACATGGGGAGCCTCAGATGTATTATATGAGAGCAGACTGGTTGGCCTGAGTGTGCGAGGCAAGAATGTTTCAGGACTCCAGGAGCGAGTCAACATCACAATGAATTTCACTATAAGTGTAAAT GAAACCCAAAAACCCAGATGTGTGTTCTTTAATTTTTCAACACAGG CATATAGCCATAATGGCTGCCTAACCGTGTGGGAACCTGGTCAAAATAACGTCACCTGCTCCTGTGACCACCTCACATACTTCGGTGTGCTCATG GTGTCTGCTTCCCTACCACCTTTAGACCTAGAGATTCTGACATACatcactctgattggctgtagtctttctctttttgcccTGGTCATCACtgttctcctcttcatcacaaAAAG AAAAGTCAGGGCAGACGTCTCCATGAAGGTCCACATCAACCTCGCCATTGCCCTGATCCTCCTCAACCTGCACTTCCTCCCCAGTCACACGGTGGCAGCAATGTCCTCCACCGGGCTTTGTCTTTACATGGCCATTTCGCTCCACTATTCCCTGCTGGCCACTTTCAGCTGGATGGCCCTGGAGGGATTCCACCTCTATCTTCTCCTAGTCAGAGTCTTCAACATCTATATCCGGAGATACTTGCTGAAACTCAGCGTGGTGGGATGGG GTATCCCTGCAGTCATTGTATCCCTGGTGGTCATCATAGACAGGGACACATACGGTCCTGTCCCTTTGGACTCGTCTAACTCCAACAGCACTACGAT ATGCTACATAGGAAACAACACAGTGAAGATGGTGACTACAGTGGGAGTGTTTGGCCTGGTGTTTGTCTTTAACGTGGCCATGCTAGGGGTGACAGTCAGACGCATTGTGAATCTCCACCAGAGCAAAGAG TCCGGGCAGAGGGACCGTGACAGAGCCAAGCGAGACACATGCACCCTGCTGGGGATCACCACTCTGCTTGGCATAACGTGGGGCCTGGTTTTCTTCTCATTTGGCTACCTGACCACTCCTGGCCTCTACGCCTTCTGCATCCTGAGCTCACTGCAAG GTTTCTTCATCTTCCTGTGGTTTGTGATGTCTTTGAGAAAGATAGGAAACTCAGCTACCAAGATGAGTAGCGAAACACGTACCGTCACCAGCTAA